The Arachis ipaensis cultivar K30076 chromosome B07, Araip1.1, whole genome shotgun sequence genomic interval actcctcctcctcctcctcctcctcctcctctcctcCCACTCCAAGATTAGTGACACTTTCACTTCTTCCATGTTCTTCTAattctccttctccttcccctCCCATTCTCAATGAGCTTAACACAGCGGGTTTCAACGTGGCACAGAAGAAGAACATTCCAGAAGAGAAGGATCTTTTGAAGCAGTTGCAAGGAGGAGTAGTCAATGCGAGTAGCGTGAATTGCGTGATAGCGCCGCAGGCAGTTCGAGCAGTTGGATCATGCATAAGTGTGGGGTCCATATCCGTTAGCGAAAACGGAATTCTTGTTACGAAAACAGCAGAGCAAGTGGAGGAAGAGGTTGAGTCAGAGGCATTGCCAGCTGTCATAACAGACTCGAAGAACAGAGTGAGGATGGCCAACTCTGCCTACAGGGAGATGGTGGGTGAGCCCGTTTGTTCTTGGCTCCAGTCCGTGGTCACAGGAGCCACGTGCACCAGTAGGATCTGTGGTGACGTGGCGCTTCATCTTTGTGGTTCATCAAAGGTGCCTATTTCGTCCAATGGATTCTCATGCTGGGTGAGGATCGGGTGGAACAATCAAGGGAAGAAGATTGAAGTCAATTCTTTCTGTGATGTTAACAGATTATCGTGCCAATCCAGGGACTATCTTTTCAGCTGGAGATTCCACACAATCAACATGTagcacttcaaaatcaaattaaattaatatgTATATATGTAGGTAATAGTATTAGCTAGTGAATAGTGATCACATATATAAGCGTTCTGAGTTTAATGTTTACGTTTATGTTTAGATGTCATGTCACTATGGCAGCATGCTCCCTTACCGAAAATGTTTCTGTTAATAAAAGGAAATAATTTATCCAGGATAGTTGGTCTCAACACATGATCATCCTATCTATATTACTCTTAAATACGTAACTAGTATATATCCAAGCTCAAATTATTATGTTAGATTACATATATGATTAAGAAGACGATTAGGTTAGTATGTTAAAGATATAGTTTATGCATGATTGCTTTTGGGTTTAATTATTACGATAAAAGaactaacaaattgaaaaagaataaCAGAATGAATCATATTATTTCATTCAAATACGTTTTGGAATATTTATCATTTTGTTtggtttttctttgttatttaaggtagtcttttttttcaaagataggaATCGGATTTAGTATTGGATGTAGTGGTTAGATATTAGAAGTAAAATTTTAGTTTTGGAAtataaatttttagtttttttagtcaaaaaataaaaatagaatagattgaaattttaataatatttatttttaaaatatttttatctaattttttaaagaataaaatatTGTTTTTGTATCAAAGTAAGTTCTAAAATTGTTCTTAAtatttaaatcgttctatttaaatttctaacattttaaaattatctCAATGTTATATTGCTGTTAGAAATTTATTAATAGAATTGATGTCCggacaaaattgagatgattttaAAACGTTAAGAAGTTAAATAAGACGAAAATTTTTGagacaaaaaaaatatactaGTTAGCAGAGTTGTCAATTCGCCATAATGCGGGGTTGTGCTAGTTAGCGGGACGGGCCGTTTTATGGGGCAAAGCGAGATTGGGTGGGCCGGTCCGTTTTGTCACTCTTaatctctttttaaaaaattaacacttttattaaaatttgacttGTATATaaccaacaaaagaaaaataagtaattttttaCTATTAGACATAACtcacattattaaaaaaattactaataatgactaattaatgactataaatcacaaaatctgctagcATATCGCTCCTcggcaaaaataaataaataaaacactcCCACAATAAAGAACAAACACTAGTACACTTATACCACACCACACCAAACGGCTCCCTCTCGTGTCCTCTGGCTCTCATCCTCACTTCCTCAGCCACGAATCCCGCCGGCCAGGCGTCCGCTCCGAGCCTTCTCCAAAGACGACGTCAGTTTCTGCTCCAGACGCAAGCTCCATCGACGACGCAGCGATAACCTCCTATCCAGCCTCCAGCTCCATCAACGTCGCCGCCGCCAGACTCCCCTCCATCCGTCCTCTGTACGTCTCCTCTGCTTGGATCTGAGACTGCCCTCAGCTGGTAAGCCCTCCCATCCAACTTCCAGCTCCGTCAATGGCGGCGCCATCAGCCTCCCCTCCATCCCTCCTCTACTACGCCCCTTCTGTCTTCTGTGTTCTACTGTTATTGCTGGGACCTGTGTtggattaaattttaaaatccacaACCATGTGATGATAATTGTAgatttcaatttgttagtgtcgtCTATATATATAGTAAAATTTTAGTTATGGATGTGGTGAATTAGAAATTTAGAACGCATTTTGGCAATTATTAGGGAAATTAACCATTTTTCTATCTGAGATCATATTTGCAAATCCCATGCATATAATCGGAAGCTTGTTTAATTGTTTTGGTGATTGATTGAATATTTGGTTGTGATTAATTAGCAGAATAATGGCGGAAGATCTGGTTCTAGATACTGCAATCAGAGACTGGGTGCTGATCCCTCTCTCTGTGGTTATGGTTCTAATTGGTGTGCTACGGTATTTTGTCTCTAAGCTTATGCGTTCTTCCCAAACCCCTGATGTCAAAATTGTCAAAGAAGGGTAATTCCCTCTCCCCATTCAACACTATTATGTAGCTGTTTTgcttttttaattatctttagtgTAACATCAGAGTGATTTTCTGGTGATATTTATTCAGGCAAGTGATGCTTAGAGCTCGGAACCTGCGTGCCGGAGCGAATTTTATTCCAGCTAAAGCTTTCCGTGCTCGCAAGATTTACTTTTGTAACGAGGTTTGTTTACTCAAATTCCATATGGTTTAGATGTGTAATAATATCTTGATTGAGAGAAATTTAGGTTGCATTTACTGTCTGTTGTTGTGGGGGCAAGCAGTTAAAATCTCGATTTTACATAAAATCGAAGGATAACATTGAAAACGTAAAACATGAAATTGTAACATGATTTGAATTGTAAAATCATTTGATTTAATGGAAATTTTCAGAATCCATTGAGTTGATCAAAAtagtaatataaaaaaaatgtaagAGTTAAGTCAAGAATATAACCACTTATGTTGTGCGACTTTACGGCACGATCTTATTTGCTTTTGCTTGAACTTTGTTCCTCTGATCCGTTGCTGGATACTTGAGGAACAAATCTGAATTTTCATTTGACATCTTTACAACATTAGTCCAGAACTAAAATTCTTTACAAGTTAATAACCCTAAACTAGTTGTTACTTTTATATTTATTGAAGGAAAATGGGCTGTTGTTTGTTCCAAAGGGACAAGCGCAGAATCCGCAAGCTCAGATGTTCTCCGATCCAAACATGGCCATGGATATGATGAAGAAAAACCTTTCTATGATCATTCCTCAGGTGTAAAAATTAAACTTACATAGCATTTTTTTATAGGATATTGGATTGCACTCCTTACATGTTACAAATGTTATTTATAAGATGTTGTAATAACTTTGGTGTTTCCTCTTGTTCCACAGACTCTTACCTTTGCTTGGGTGAACTTTTTCTTTTCTGGTTTTGTAGCAGGTAACTTTTTACACTTTGCTCTCCTTCCTAATTTCATCCCCACTCGGCAATTCTTCATTGATTGGAATCTTTTTTCTGTCTGTGCTTCTATATGTTTCTCCAGTGTTTCTGTTCATATAAATTGTCTTAAGGTGTAATTTGAACTTTTTCATCATTGTTAATAACTATGCAACTGGCATTTTACATAGCACATACATTTCATTCCTTATGTTAGTGCCATAGAATCACTAATTTTGTTTTGTTAAATGTTTAACTCTCTTGCAGCCAAGATACCCTTTCCGTTGACACAGAGATTTAGGTCGATGTTACAGAATGGAATAGACCTAAGCACAGTAGATGTTAGCTATGTTAGCAGCCGCTCCTGGTAATTTTCATTTTAATGGAACTTGTGAATCCCCCCTCCcccccttctttttttttctccacTGGTATCCATCTACTTGTTTCACTCAAGTTTAACTGCTGTGATCACATTTTAGGTACTTCCTCAATTTGTTTGGATTACGAGGATTGTTTAGTCTCATCTTGGGGGAGGAAAATGGTTAGTTATGGTTTGAAAACCGGGTACTTTTATATATGTGCTTTTAGTTATATCCTCTATTTcatgaatttgatttttttttaataatatattctGCATGTTTTTCATTAGTTTTCCAAATCTTAGATAAGAATGATCACTAACTAGAATGCTGATGTGTTGTTGTTTTCGCTACAGCTGTGGATGATACACAACGTATGATGCAAATGGGTGGATTTGGAATGGACCCTTCGAAGGTACACACATATGAGTGACTTTATAGGTTTTCATAAATGAGAATATCAATATTTACTCTCTTgtcaaatatgaatttttttttttcacttttttatgTTTATGGCATTTCTAATTGAATTCTCCCTCCCCTTCTTTTGGATATTTCTAACAAAAAATGATAAAATCTGTCATATACATTTAGTGTTTTCTTCCTGGGGGAGGGGATGGAATTGTGTGTGCGCGGTGTCATCGTTGTGTAATTTGAACCATGTGTTGAGAGAAGGAAAAAAAACGTGGTCTATGCCCAAGGACTTGGGTAATCTGTGTTGTTATGGTTGTGCTTCAATGATGAAAATGggaaaataaattgaatataGTAAGGTGTAATTGGGAGTCGAATGAATATGCAATCTAAGTCTTTTTCCCCCTAAAAATTTTGTTTGCAGGGCTTGAGTGCTGAGAAAGACAATCTTGACATAACACAACATGATTGGGCCTTACCAAATTTCGAGCAACGCGCTGAAGCTGTGTTAAGGAAATTTGTCAATTGATCAATGTTATGCAATAGGGAGTTTAATTGCTTGCATTAACAGGAGGATACGAACCAAACGTATAACCACAGCGAAAGATGTTGCTGATCGTGTTGAAGCTATTAGTGTATTTTCAAAGCCAACACCTTTCATTATTATTAGAAAGCACTGATAACCAGAGTTTAAATTACAcattagttgcattttttttttctgaatgtcCATAATCATAAGAAACATGATTTTTTCCCATGAGACGTTCAACTTTGTACTGTGTTTTAAGTCATACTACTACTGTCTTTATCCATAACTTGCTGGCTTGATGCACCAACTTTATTTGTGGAAATTATTATTGTTCCTATTATTGTTCCTATTCAAGTATCTCGCTTGGCTGTGCTATGAATGTATATGTTACAGCCGTTTGAAATACACTCTCATTGCAGTGAACAGTGCCTCTTCCATTTAACAACCAACAACTGAGTAGGGATAAGGTATTTGTATTTCCCCTTCCCTCTTAATTTTGAGTCATTCTATTTGCTGCTGCACATATCGAAGTCTTGTAGACGTTTATTCCAAGCTCTATGAGCTCAAAACTTGTGCACAAATCGATTCTCAACACCCTACTTCTATCAGATCCTCTCGCTCTTGTGCATTAGGGATTGTATCAAGCTTGATGAAACATCATTGGATACCCTTTACTATTTTGAACTGTTTTGGGGTATGGTTTTCTCTTAGGATTCATTattttgtttgtatttttattttttccttcacAAAGGGAAAAACTTTTCAAGCAAATGAATCGTGTGAATTTGATGTTTTTATTCAAATCACTTTTCTATTGTGCTTATGGACGGTATTGTGCTGATTAGCTCTTCCTCACATCAGTACATAACATAAACATAGGCTATATCAACTCCTGCCATCGTGTGTCCCTTGGTTGTGTTGTTTTTTCTCCAAAATAAGCACATTGGATAAGAGTGTGTCCATTTTTTTTTGGGTCTCTTACAATATTACACAACACATTCACACACACTACAATATATAAGTTCTTTTTTCCATCAGTGAGATTTGAACTCGGATGTGGTTGTTTGGGAAGCATATAAGATGCCCACTTAAATCAAGCCTTCCAATCACAGAGTGTGTGTCTTTTAGCTATCTTTTCTGGATTTGATTTTTCTTAGAGGATGAGATTGGAATTTGTTTGAGAAGATTGTCCACTTTGTGTGCTTTTGCCATGCTTGAGGGATTAGTACAAAACAATTGCTATTCATCTTAGTACATAAATTtgagtataaaaataaaaagaaataaatttgCACTAATTTTCTTTATGagataaaaaatcctaaatcgTCTTTCATTTATCGATCATTTTTAGtgtaaaatatactttttattCTTAACATTTgcgatattttttaaaatatttttaatgtttagttgcattcaatttTGTCTATAACATCTTCAGTTTGTGTCAAAAATATTTTAGACGTTAATTCCATGTAAAATATTAGGAATAAAATTGAAACTTCCAAAGATAGTTTTGACACAAATTTTAAACGTTAGAGATAAAATTGAATGAATCGAAAAGGTCGGAgacaaaattaaatgaaattaaatgttagaaatatttaaaaaaaattacaaatggTAGAgataaaaagtatactttatccaaattttaatattaaagtaAACTATGTAAAAAAAATACAAGTGATTTATATAACATtcatctaaaataaaaaatagttagaCTAAAATTTATGAAATCATTAAAATTTAGATTGGTGCTACAGTACAAGTGTTTTTGTAATCAAGTTCAACCAAGTCGGTGCAAAGTccaacgaaaaaaaaaaagcgCTCATTTTTCACGCTTTTCTCGGTAgacaattttttgttaaaaagcaCATAAACTTATTGATATAATACAAATTTCAAAGCATATCACACAATTTTACATATAACAAACTTATTGATATAGTACATAAATTTTTGCACATAGTGCACAAATTTTTGTTGCAAATGTATTTTGTTAGTTGGATGAGCCACTATTTTAGATATGTGGTCCTCCAAAAATTTCAATGTTGCACATCAAAATTTTTTATGCTATGCACTAAGATTTTTGTGTTGtacatcaaaatttatgtattgtGTGTATTTCATTAGtatgtatataaatttttacatacatcatacaaatttttttttacataacaCACAACCTTTTGTTGCGAATGTATTTTGTTAGTTGGGTGAGTCAATATTCTGGGTATGTAGTCCTCCAAAAATTTATGTGTGGCTGAAAGAGTATTATCGTCAGTTAAGAATTTTTTTCTCGGTTAGAGGAAATAACTTCATTGCAActatagttccaaaccgacaaataatactcaatcaaagtttaattttggttgttacaagtccaacccaataaaaataactgagagtattaatcccgggtcgttctaTCTAGGAAATGCAATCGAGTGCCTAATTATTGGTTACGAAGTTCAAGGGGGTTTAGGGTTGTTAAAAATGCAAGGAAATAATGATAAGAAAAgtaaagcaaacaattaaagaaagcaattaataaggagagacattcatggcaaggattaagaatataggctttctatcctaattatcaatcataatacaataattaacaagagttaatcctatttagtcatctctaACATTAGAAGAAGGTATAATATTATCTttacatgagagaaagtcaaataagactagttaatctcaatccaaaagttctaatcaacttactaattaaattagcaagagattagagtcaatgaaacaaaattaactaacaactctagatcaccaacatgagttgggtattaatgactcaagattgcatagtttctctttccaagccaagaatgctaaaaaagctacactaacatccaaccaagcattttgttaaacacttggaaggcataaaataaaagtatggtaaaattacaagaataataaaatctaccactaCCCAATGCAAAAAATTAACACTAATAactcaagaaagcaataaaagacatggaaatataaattacattaaagaaaatccaaatccaacaagagttcatcaacgtaaaaagaggcataaaaagggaaattaacaagaaaaactaagagaatcaaagcaattgaacaaggaaaagtaaagagaataagatgaaaacaagaaattaaacctagatctaagagaaattaacctaattctaaatagaagagggagcttctctctctagaaactacctaaagcatgtttcctacactaactaattgctccccctttgtccaatcttcaattctgcatgaaatagcctcagaaatgagttggatttgggcgtgggaagctcagaaatcgcccctagcgaatttactttaatgaggtcacgtgatcagcgtcacgcgtgtgcgtggtcgacgcgtgcgcgtcgatgacaaatttcctcctcacgcgtacgtgtgggtgacgcgtgcgtgtggccATGAAtgtccttctcacgcgtacgcgtagatgacacgtgcgcgtgactctcaattctccaaatgctcatttcttcatgaattctccactttccatgcttttctcttcacctcttccatccaatacttgccttatgaatctgaaatcacttaacaaacatattaaggcatcgaatggaattaaagtgaattaaaattgacaaatttaaggcctaaaaagcatgttttcactcttaagcataaaATTAGGGAGAATGACAAAAGCAtaatatttcattgaataaatgtgggataagttgataaaatccccctaaattaaatacaaaataaaccacaaaattagagtTTATCAGCGGTACATCAAACTTTCTGTGCTATGCCCCAAAATTTGTGTTGCATATCAAAATTATGTACTATGCATATTTTATtggttggaagaagaagaagatgaatacgacgaggatgatgatgatgataataaaaaaggctgaagaggaaaaaaagagaagaagaaattaaacaacaacaacatcaagcAGTGGTGGTAGTGACGACGATGACGGCAGTGGCAACAGCGATGATGACGACGACAATaacgaaagaagaagaagaagacctaTGTCCGAAAGAGAAGAGCGCATGAAGACTTGGGTTAAAAGTTTGGTTAAAAAAAGTGCTTGAATGTCTAGCATTTCTGTAAAATTTATAACATTAGGTACTTCAGCCAATTTGGTTGTTGTAAAAAACTGTCTGacaaaaaactaataagaaaactGGTTAAATTGATCGTTAATTGGTGAATTATGTAAATTGGTCTGGTTTTTAAGGTCACAGAAATTTAGTTAAACACTTTGTTCAAAAAATGCTTGGTAGCCTAACATTTCTGTGAAATTTATAATATTAGCTCCTTTGGCCAATTTGGTTGTGATAAgtctaacaaaaaattaataagagaacTAGTTGAATTGATAGTTAATTGATGAAATGTGTAAATTGGTCCGGTTTTTAAGGTACAACGGATCAGAAGCCTATCCTATGAACTACgttatttaaatttgattttttttttggtgacttaaaagaaaataaacaaaaactaagaaagaaaaaaaaacaagaaactgcttaagaaaggcagtcccgctgaatactactctcaaactTCTTCCAAGGCAATGAAAGCTCTACTTGGGGAGAAAtagtcctcattgcagtctttgccatgatgtctgctactgtatttgcatctctcaagatcaaccgaagatcagcacgccatttccaagacatgatatctcaTTTGAGTTAATACTCATTTTGGTCTCTGAAATTGTAAGTGAGTTTTAATTTAGTCTCTGAAATTTCAATTGCCTCTATTTAGTCTCAAAATTTTGTAAACGTGACCCGCATTAGTCTTTGGATAATTTTTAGCACACAAATGTTAATGGAACGCTAACCTGAATAGGCATATACCACGTTGGAACTTATAAAATGACGTCGTTGTGGTTTTAGCGCTTAAATAGCCAAAAAGCGATGCCTGATCACTTATTTTGGGAAGAAAAGTTTCAATGAAACATCACTTATGATGTTTTTTGGCTATTTAAGTGCCAAAATAAAAATAACGTCATTTATAGAGTTCAACGTGATATTCGGATGTCAGTGTTTTGTTAACGTCTGTAAGCCAAAAATTATCTCAAGAACTAATATGAGTCACATTAGCAAAATTTAAAGATTAAATAGAGACAATTGAAACTTTAGGACTGAATTGAGGCTCAAATGCAAGTTGGGGATCAAATTAAATATtatctctttaaattttttaattttttctctcaCCTTAAACGGCTGAACCCACTCACCCTCAGTCCCTCATACATGATTCACTAGACCCCTTCACTTACCACCAGCAGCCCTAGCAGCCACCTTCTCCATCACCGAATTGCTCTCCTCGGCCAGAGGGTGCCGTTGCCGTCGGGATTGGGACAGACAGCGTGCCTTCGTCGCCAAAAATGGTCTCTGCAGTTCGGCTCTCTTCTCGACGTCGCGAAGGTCTGCTCGGGCCGGAACTCTTCTCCTTGCCGTCGCGTCTCTCTCTTCAAGCTCTCTCTCTTCGAGCTCATTCTGTGTCACTCTCACCGCGAACGCCTCTCCTCATGGTCACTTCTGTTCCACTGCTCGACCATCACCTCCTCGCGAACGCCTCTGCTAGTTGGCCGTCTTCCCTTCTCCGGTAAGCACTCCTCTAGACCTCCACTGCTTCTTCACTCTTCAGTGAGTTAATTTTTATGATTCTGACTTCTGAGTTAATTTTGTTGATTATTAATGGTATCTTGTTTTTATTTGTTTCAACATTATAGTTGTCAAAATCAGACCAAACCGGTAAATTAATTATGTAATCAGTTCGGGTGATGCATGCAACCGGATAAGAAAGAAAATCGGTTTGAACTAGCTGGTTTGGTGGAAAATCGGAGAACTCGGATCGGTTcaaattgaaaaaattaaaaaaaagtaaagtaACAATTAGGTCATTGAAGATTTTAACTTCGGACTAATTAGTCTCTAAAGATAAAAAAGTACCAATTTGATCCTCTAGGATAACAAACAGTGTTCATCAATTAAAACTTAACGGTGATACTTATATGTACTGTTAATTACTCTGACATATCTATTTATAAATGATAGTCATGTAGATAACAATTTTTGAAACAAAACTTCACTTATTTTAATAGAATTTGTGATAAATAGAAAACAATTGATAAAAGGCATATAAAAACTCAGAAGATAATAAATATTTCACTGTTCAAAACTATATGATTTTTCTACTCATGTGACATGAACGAGACATGCACCACtgtaaataacaaaatatatGGACAATTCGATTTCATGTTACACTATTCATTGATATATACATGTCCAACATTTGTTCTAATCtaattaatactttttttttcgTCAAAAACTAATTAGTCCGAAGTCAACATCTTCAACTATCTAATTATCACTTTAATCTTACAAAAAATACCCCATCCCCAAACGAAACCCTAGCACTTACTCCCTCATTCTCCTTCCCTTCAGAGTTCAGAGAGACTGAGACTCTCCCCCATCCttgtctccttcaagcttcagcTCCACCTTGCTACTCTCCCCCATTCTCTTTCGTGACTTCATCCTTCCTGGCCTCCTGAAGAACCGAACGGCTGAACCCACCTTCCAAAACGGCAGCCACCTCAGCTCTGTCTCTGTCACCTCGGTTCACCGCCACGCCGCCACCGCACGCTCACCTCCGTCGCCGCGCCTCTCGCCGGATCCACCAGCTCTCCTCCGCTCGCGTCTCCTCCTCCGGCCGCCTGCATCTTGCTCGCGTCTCTGTCTCTGTCTCGAGCTGTGCTTCCTGCAGCCTTGAGCTCTCTTCGTGGTGTGCTCCACTGCTCCACTGCTCCACTCTCTTTCCTGCCGTGAGCATTTACttgttttttcagttttttttttccgtGAAATTTCTTGTGTTATTGCTGTGAattttattgttgattggttgaTGAGCTGATTAGAAATAAATATGGCAGGGTTGAATTGAAATgttgaattggttttgaattgctGAATTAGTTGAATTGGTTTTGGATTGGGTTCTGACAACTATGTCCAGAATAGTTGGTTGTGCATTCTGGGaactttgatttcttttatttgaaAGGAAGAAACGATGGTTTTTGGGCAAGTAGTTGTTGGACCTCCTGGCTCAGGCAAAACAACTTACTGCAATGGCATGTCTCAGTTCCTCAATCTTATTGGAAGGTTAGCCTGACTCTTTATGGGGGAACAGGATTGAATACATTGTTTCGATAGTTGGATTAATTTTACGTTTTCTACTAATGTGGGTCTTGTATTAACCTTGTATATTTTCTTTGTGATTGCAGGAAGGTTGCTATTGTCAATTTGGATCCTGCTAATGATTCATTACCGTATCCTTCTCTACAATTTTTGTTATCCAGAATGTTCCATTTTAGTTGTATGTTCCAATTGATGTGTTTTCccttaatataaaaatatagctATGAATGTGCTGTGAACATTGAGGAGCTTGTGAAACTCAGTGATGTAATGGTGGAACATTCTCTTGGTCCAAATGGGGGTAAGCCTAATACTTACATAGCTTTTCATGTTTAatgtgtatttttttcttcttaaacTGAATTCTATCTGTTTTTTGTACTGCAAAGTGTAAACAATTGAATTGTGTGATGGACTGTTTGAAGTGTAGACATAGGACGAATGTTTTCTAGATTTTTTCTTTCTGGAAGCATGGATTCCAAGAAATCTAACTAGTTGCTTAGTGTGCAAGTTAATGGTTCTAATAAAATGTTCTGTGGATATGTTGCactacctaaaccctaaacatagGGTTCAGGTTTATATCATAGTCTCAGGCTGCACAGTTTGAAGTTTCTCGTCTTTTACAAGCAGGTCTCGTATATTGTATGGATTATATAGAGAAAAATATCGACTGGTTGGAAGCAAAATTGGAACCACTTCTAAAAGGTTGGTTTGCTATTATGCCATATTGTATAGATCTaaatgctaaaaaataaaaattactggCATTATCCATAGCAGACTACAACCTGCTATTATCTTGCTTTGTATGGCTTTTTTTAACTCATGTGccacctttttcaaaacttattATCAAAATACCATCTTTTTATAACTATTACGCAAAGCCACCCTTTTACCACAGTGACAATTGATTtgctatttttgttttaattatgaTTGTTTATAATAATATAGGAAGGGTGGCATGAGTAATTAATGTCAGAAGAGTGACATTTGGTTAATAAGTTTCTGAAAATGTGGTAAATTATGTTATCCATAGTGGGCTGACAATAGTATTAACATTTCAGATCACTACCTACTCTTTGATTTTCCTGGCCAAGTGGAACTCTTTTTTCTTCACTCAAATGCCAAGAGTGTTATCATGAAACTCATTAAGAAATTGAACCTAAGGGTATAGTTCTTTTCTTTGCTTCTTGTGATATCTAATTGTGTATCAGTTTGAGAACTTAATCTTATGTTCGCTCTATGCAGTTAACAGCAGTGCATCTGGTTGATGCCCATCTTTGCAGTGACCCTGGGAAGTATGTC includes:
- the LOC107606356 gene encoding ER membrane protein complex subunit 3, which gives rise to MAEDLVLDTAIRDWVLIPLSVVMVLIGVLRYFVSKLMRSSQTPDVKIVKEGQVMLRARNLRAGANFIPAKAFRARKIYFCNEENGLLFVPKGQAQNPQAQMFSDPNMAMDMMKKNLSMIIPQTLTFAWVNFFFSGFVAAKIPFPLTQRFRSMLQNGIDLSTVDVSYVSSRSWYFLNLFGLRGLFSLILGEENAVDDTQRMMQMGGFGMDPSKGLSAEKDNLDITQHDWALPNFEQRAEAVLRKFVN
- the LOC107608516 gene encoding LOW QUALITY PROTEIN: uncharacterized protein LOC107608516 (The sequence of the model RefSeq protein was modified relative to this genomic sequence to represent the inferred CDS: deleted 2 bases in 1 codon) — encoded protein: MIKTLNPRQNPAKTIEILSRYRPIAPKPETDLSPKIKQSSYLRSLWAQLQARPTRTRKRGRPLPSFKRQKTHILGFCPATCHLTPPPPPPPPPLLPPRLVTLSLLPCSSNSPSPSPPILNELNTAGFNVAQKKNIPEEKDLLKQLQGGVVNASSVNCVIAPQAVRAVGSCISVGSISVSENGILVTKTAEQVEEEVESEALPAVITDSKNRVRMANSAYREMVGEPVCSWLQSVVTGATCTSRICGDVALHLCGSSKVPISSNGFSCWVRIGWNNQGKKIEVNSFCDVNRLSCQSRDYLFSWRFHTINM
- the LOC107606358 gene encoding GPN-loop GTPase 2 yields the protein MVFGQVVVGPPGSGKTTYCNGMSQFLNLIGRKVAIVNLDPANDSLPYECAVNIEELVKLSDVMVEHSLGPNGGLVYCMDYIEKNIDWLEAKLEPLLKDHYLLFDFPGQVELFFLHSNAKSVIMKLIKKLNLRLTAVHLVDAHLCSDPGKYVSALLLSLSTMLHLELPHINVLSKIDLIESYGRLAFNLDFYTDVEDLSYLQHHLDQDPRSAKYRKLTKELCEVIDNFGLVSFTTLDIQDKESVGNLVKLIDKSNGYIFAGIEASAVEFSKIAIGHNDWDYYRVAAVQEKYMKDDEIDYDD